A stretch of Imperialibacter roseus DNA encodes these proteins:
- a CDS encoding DUF6913 domain-containing protein, with the protein MLGKLLLPVHTKKAIRKSTLQVSPGYSDADQIGIIFKYLNDEHYEKVLSFIRQIQIDKKEVTTLAFFPKKEATSQYRIPRYSTDNLSVWGKLTSEEIDLFLTRNFDFLINLDTESHEFVDNILSRANAKCKIGHFMVERKDFYQLMIHIDPSTDFEVFLDKIYFYIKKLRANA; encoded by the coding sequence AAAAAGCAATTAGAAAAAGTACACTGCAAGTGTCACCTGGTTATTCTGATGCAGATCAAATAGGGATCATTTTCAAGTATTTGAACGACGAGCACTATGAAAAGGTGCTAAGCTTCATTCGCCAAATTCAAATAGATAAAAAAGAAGTGACCACATTGGCTTTCTTCCCAAAAAAGGAAGCCACCTCCCAGTATAGAATTCCCCGCTACTCTACTGACAACTTATCTGTGTGGGGTAAGCTAACTTCTGAAGAAATAGACCTATTTTTGACTCGCAACTTTGACTTCCTTATCAATTTAGATACTGAATCTCATGAGTTCGTTGACAACATCTTATCCAGAGCGAATGCAAAGTGTAAGATTGGACACTTTATGGTAGAAAGGAAAGACTTCTACCAACTGATGATACACATTGACCCTTCTACTGACTTCGAGGTATTCCTCGACAAGATTTACTTCTATATCAAAAAACTAAGGGCAAATGCATGA